A genomic stretch from Deltaproteobacteria bacterium includes:
- a CDS encoding pirin family protein, producing MLTIRKAHDRGHFDFGWLDTRHTFSFGEYHDPRHMGFRALRVINEDVVRGGRGFGTHPHRDMEIVTYVLEGALAHKDSMGNGSVIRPDDVQRMSAGTGVTHSEHNASATTPVHLLQIWLLPATTGTPPSYEQRTFGRDEKLGRLRLVGAPDGRDGSVTIHQDVALYATVLEPGMRVTHALAPGRYAWVQIAHGRIAANGTTLAAGDGAAVSDERTLAIVAAEPSELLLFDLA from the coding sequence ATGCTCACCATCCGCAAGGCGCACGACCGCGGCCACTTCGATTTCGGGTGGCTCGATACCCGGCACACGTTCTCGTTCGGGGAGTACCACGACCCGCGACATATGGGATTTCGCGCCCTTCGCGTCATCAACGAGGACGTCGTCCGCGGTGGGCGCGGCTTCGGCACCCACCCGCACCGGGACATGGAGATCGTCACGTACGTGCTCGAGGGCGCCCTGGCGCACAAAGACAGCATGGGGAACGGCTCGGTCATTCGCCCCGACGACGTCCAGCGTATGAGTGCCGGCACCGGCGTCACCCACAGCGAGCACAACGCGTCGGCGACCACCCCTGTGCACCTGCTTCAGATCTGGCTCCTGCCGGCGACGACCGGCACGCCGCCGAGCTACGAGCAACGCACGTTCGGTCGCGACGAGAAGCTCGGCCGGTTGCGTCTGGTCGGCGCACCCGACGGTCGGGACGGGTCCGTCACCATCCACCAAGACGTGGCGCTCTACGCAACGGTGCTCGAGCCCGGCATGCGGGTCACGCACGCGCTCGCGCCGGGACGATACGCGTGGGTGCAGATCGCGCACGGACGGATTGCGGCGAACGGCACGACGCTCGCGGCGGGCGACGGCGCGGCGGTGAGCGACGAACGCACGCTCGCGATCGTCGCCGCGGAGCCGAGTGAGCTGCTGCTGTTCGATCTGGCGTGA
- a CDS encoding enoyl-CoA hydratase/isomerase family protein, which yields MVLRNPARLNAVRFEMWEAIPGLVAELAADPEVRVVVLRGAGDDAFAAGADISEFATHRKDPASAAAYEQTNGRAFAALLALEKPVVAMLQGVCIGGGLAIAACADLRVAADDIRMALPPARLGLGYAYAGVERLASLVGPSAASELFFTARTYTADEALRIGLVNQVVAKADLASFTRSYAEGIAANAPLTIRAAKRAIAETQRDPGGRDLEAVRRLIADCFASADYAEGVRAFLEKRKPSFRGE from the coding sequence ATGGTGCTCCGCAACCCGGCGCGCCTGAACGCAGTGCGCTTCGAGATGTGGGAAGCGATCCCGGGGCTCGTCGCGGAGCTCGCGGCCGACCCGGAGGTCCGCGTCGTCGTGCTGCGCGGTGCCGGCGACGACGCCTTCGCGGCCGGCGCGGACATCTCGGAGTTCGCGACCCATCGCAAGGACCCCGCCTCCGCCGCCGCGTACGAGCAGACGAACGGCCGGGCCTTCGCGGCGCTGCTCGCGCTCGAGAAGCCGGTCGTGGCCATGCTCCAGGGCGTCTGCATCGGCGGAGGCCTCGCGATCGCGGCCTGCGCCGACCTCCGCGTCGCCGCCGACGACATCCGCATGGCGCTTCCACCGGCCCGGCTCGGCCTCGGCTACGCGTATGCCGGCGTCGAGCGCCTGGCGAGCCTCGTCGGCCCCTCCGCCGCGAGCGAGCTCTTCTTCACGGCCCGCACCTACACCGCCGACGAGGCGCTCCGCATCGGCCTCGTGAACCAGGTGGTGGCCAAGGCGGACTTGGCGTCCTTCACCCGGAGCTATGCCGAAGGCATCGCCGCGAACGCGCCGCTCACGATCCGCGCCGCGAAGCGCGCGATCGCCGAGACCCAGCGCGACCCGGGCGGGCGCGACCTCGAAGCGGTGCGGCGGCTGATCGCCGATTGCTTCGCGAGCGCCGACTATGCCGAGGGCGTCCGCGCCTTCCTCGAGAAGCGCAAGCCGAGCTTTCGCGGCGAGTGA
- a CDS encoding radical SAM protein, translating into MPESLRDRNRDRHAQERFLFTPTGGGDVSVCLVYPNTYPVGMANLGFQSVFEILSRHPRVRCERAFLPDSDQRGSEVVSFESGRPLRDFEIVAFSISFETDYLHVVDILAGAGIAPLREERQGGGPLLLCGGPATFLNPEPIADFFDVFFVGEGEEMIPELLAQFVAARDAGAGRGGVLEAIAEVGGAYRPDRYAVEYASDGTIASVAYHGPGSGVVTRRLLADLDRFTTASKVLAPGAVFGDMYLVEASRGCEWGCRFCAAGYMYRPIRHRSVGALEAAIDEGLAHRSTIGLVGAEMASVPGVASLCERVVAAGGRASPSSLKADVLTQRLARALGRSANQSVTVAPEAGSERMRRIINKNLTEPEILRAADWLVGAGVRAMKLYFMIGLPTETPEDVDAIVDLSRRIGERFQREGRVQQIKLSVNPFGPKPWTPFQWEPMEDLRSLKAKIGRLRRAIGRLRGVDIDVGSPREAYYATVLSRGDRRVSRLLLAIHAADGDWWSVLRAWEREPPEGGVDPRVFSHRAYAADEILPWDILDHSLHKRFLWAERERARVERQTMPCDVTTCRVCGAC; encoded by the coding sequence ATGCCGGAGTCCCTTCGCGACCGCAATCGCGACCGCCACGCGCAGGAGCGCTTCCTGTTCACGCCTACCGGCGGAGGCGACGTGTCGGTCTGCCTCGTCTATCCCAACACCTACCCGGTCGGCATGGCGAACCTCGGCTTCCAGTCGGTGTTCGAGATCCTGAGCCGGCACCCGCGCGTGCGCTGCGAGCGTGCGTTTCTGCCCGACTCCGACCAGCGCGGCAGCGAGGTCGTGAGCTTCGAGAGCGGGAGGCCGCTGCGCGACTTCGAGATCGTCGCCTTCTCCATTTCCTTCGAGACGGACTATCTGCACGTGGTCGACATCCTCGCCGGCGCCGGCATTGCGCCGCTCCGCGAGGAGCGGCAGGGCGGCGGGCCGCTGCTCCTCTGCGGCGGACCGGCCACGTTCCTCAATCCCGAGCCGATCGCGGACTTCTTCGACGTCTTCTTCGTCGGAGAGGGCGAGGAGATGATTCCCGAGCTGCTCGCGCAATTCGTCGCGGCGCGCGACGCCGGGGCGGGCCGCGGCGGCGTGCTCGAGGCGATCGCCGAGGTGGGCGGCGCCTACCGCCCGGATCGTTACGCGGTCGAGTACGCGTCCGACGGGACGATCGCCTCGGTGGCGTACCATGGCCCCGGCTCGGGCGTCGTCACGCGTCGCCTCCTCGCCGACCTCGACCGCTTCACGACGGCGAGCAAGGTGCTCGCCCCCGGGGCGGTCTTCGGCGACATGTACCTCGTCGAGGCGAGCCGCGGCTGCGAGTGGGGCTGCCGTTTCTGCGCCGCCGGCTACATGTACCGTCCGATCCGCCATCGGAGCGTCGGTGCGCTCGAAGCCGCGATCGACGAGGGCCTCGCGCATCGCTCGACGATCGGGCTCGTCGGTGCGGAGATGGCGAGCGTACCGGGGGTCGCGAGCCTCTGTGAGCGCGTCGTCGCGGCCGGCGGGCGCGCCTCTCCGTCGTCGCTCAAGGCCGACGTCCTCACGCAGCGCCTCGCGCGCGCGCTCGGGCGGAGCGCCAACCAGAGCGTCACGGTCGCGCCGGAGGCGGGCTCGGAGCGCATGCGGCGGATCATCAACAAGAACCTGACCGAGCCCGAGATCCTGCGTGCCGCCGATTGGCTCGTCGGCGCCGGCGTGCGCGCCATGAAGCTCTATTTCATGATCGGCCTCCCGACCGAGACGCCCGAGGACGTCGACGCCATCGTCGACCTCAGCCGCAGGATCGGCGAGCGCTTCCAGCGCGAAGGCCGGGTGCAGCAGATCAAGCTCTCCGTGAATCCCTTCGGCCCGAAACCCTGGACGCCGTTCCAGTGGGAGCCGATGGAGGATCTGCGCTCGCTGAAGGCCAAGATCGGCCGGCTCCGGCGCGCGATCGGGCGGTTGCGCGGGGTCGACATCGACGTCGGGTCGCCACGCGAGGCGTACTACGCGACCGTATTGTCGCGCGGCGACCGTCGCGTATCGCGTCTGCTGCTCGCAATCCACGCGGCGGACGGCGACTGGTGGAGCGTGCTCCGCGCCTGGGAGCGGGAGCCTCCGGAGGGCGGCGTCGACCCGCGCGTCTTCTCGCATCGAGCCTACGCCGCGGACGAGATCCTGCCGTGGGACATCCTCGACCACAGCCTGCACAAGCGCTTCCTCTGGGCGGAGCGCGAGCGGGCACGGGTCGAGCGCCAGACGATGCCGTGCGACGTGACCACCTGTCGCGTCTGCGGGGCCTGTTGA
- the motA gene encoding flagellar motor stator protein MotA produces the protein MFTIIGIVVVLACVIGGFAFIDGPMHVLFQPGELIIIGGAAVGSLLISAPGKALGLVGKGLGSAFGSSAPSKGDYLDLLKMQYEVFQFMRKNGAVALDEHVQDFHKSAIFSKYPSFLKNHHAVEFLRDALKQIVNGTASAEELDTLLDTELDTHHEEHMIPVGLIQKTGDALPGLGIVAAVLGIIVTMGSLDAGPEEIGHHIAAALVGTFLGVLLSYGILNPIATNIEVQGAAAAKYLRCIKDGVVASQRGTSPIVAVEFARKAIFESTRPTGDELDEAVRSLKSA, from the coding sequence ATGTTCACGATCATCGGCATCGTCGTCGTCCTCGCCTGCGTGATCGGCGGGTTCGCGTTCATCGACGGGCCGATGCACGTCCTCTTCCAGCCCGGCGAGCTCATCATCATCGGCGGCGCGGCGGTCGGCTCGCTGTTGATCTCGGCCCCCGGCAAAGCGCTCGGGCTCGTCGGCAAGGGCTTGGGATCGGCCTTCGGCTCGAGTGCGCCGAGCAAGGGCGACTACCTCGACCTCTTGAAGATGCAGTACGAGGTCTTCCAGTTCATGCGGAAGAACGGAGCCGTCGCGCTCGACGAGCACGTCCAGGATTTCCACAAGAGCGCCATCTTCTCGAAGTACCCGAGCTTCCTGAAGAACCATCACGCGGTCGAGTTCCTGCGCGACGCCTTGAAGCAGATCGTGAACGGCACGGCGTCGGCGGAGGAGCTCGACACGCTCCTCGACACCGAGCTCGACACCCACCACGAGGAGCACATGATCCCGGTCGGTCTCATCCAGAAGACGGGTGACGCGCTTCCGGGTCTCGGCATCGTCGCCGCCGTGCTCGGCATCATCGTGACGATGGGCTCGCTCGACGCGGGGCCGGAGGAGATCGGTCATCACATCGCCGCAGCGCTCGTCGGGACGTTCCTCGGCGTCCTCCTGTCGTACGGCATCCTGAATCCGATCGCGACCAACATCGAGGTGCAGGGCGCCGCTGCGGCGAAGTACCTGCGCTGCATCAAGGACGGCGTGGTCGCCTCGCAGCGGGGGACGTCGCCGATCGTGGCCGTCGAGTTCGCGCGCAAGGCGATCTTCGAGAGCACCCGTCCCACGGGTGACGAGCTCGACGAAGCGGTGCGCAGTCTGAAGAGCGCCTGA
- the acpS gene encoding holo-ACP synthase encodes MAIVGTGVDVAEVARVRAALEEPTTGARFRARVFTQDEQRYCEARGAGRFQSYAARFAAKEAVMKALGLGWGRHIGWLDVEVVRAEDGRPTLRLHGKGGAAAGAAGVARFHLALSHTREIAIAQVIAEGAAA; translated from the coding sequence ATGGCGATCGTCGGCACGGGCGTCGACGTCGCCGAGGTGGCGCGCGTACGCGCCGCGCTCGAGGAGCCGACGACCGGCGCGCGCTTCAGGGCGCGCGTGTTCACGCAGGACGAGCAGCGCTACTGCGAGGCGCGCGGCGCCGGTCGATTCCAGAGCTACGCCGCCCGCTTCGCGGCCAAGGAGGCGGTCATGAAGGCGCTCGGCCTCGGGTGGGGGCGTCACATCGGCTGGCTCGACGTCGAGGTCGTGCGCGCGGAGGACGGACGCCCGACGCTCCGCCTGCACGGCAAGGGGGGGGCCGCCGCGGGCGCCGCCGGGGTCGCGCGCTTCCACCTGGCGCTCAGCCACACCCGCGAGATCGCGATCGCGCAGGTGATCGCCGAGGGCGCCGCCGCGTGA
- a CDS encoding OmpA family protein, translating into MSAKGQPQVVVRWKKKKGHGGGHHGGAWKVAYADFITCMFALFLVLWLLTQADLKLRQELARYFRNAGVQSGGSMLGDKLENAKTENKRPLEAALTIVQGVGEELEALRGSAKEIQEALEHEPEFGAIKDHVRVEVTSEGLEIQIVDSGASGRKGLLFDLSSSALKPELVALLKELAGHLKTLPNHIEIGGHTDARPFAAGAGLSNWDLSFERANNARAVLEQSGIRSSQILRISAYGAEKPLNVADPLADENRRLSILARREKTDKDEQAGPASAGFGGQPVAPRIVDPGTPPV; encoded by the coding sequence ATGTCGGCCAAGGGCCAGCCGCAGGTCGTCGTCCGCTGGAAGAAGAAGAAGGGCCATGGCGGCGGCCACCACGGCGGCGCGTGGAAGGTCGCGTACGCCGACTTCATCACGTGCATGTTCGCGCTCTTCCTGGTGCTCTGGCTCCTCACCCAAGCCGACTTGAAGCTGCGCCAGGAGCTGGCGCGCTACTTCCGGAACGCGGGCGTGCAGTCGGGCGGCTCGATGCTCGGCGACAAGCTCGAGAACGCGAAGACCGAGAACAAGCGGCCGCTCGAGGCGGCCCTCACGATCGTCCAGGGCGTGGGGGAGGAACTCGAGGCGCTGCGCGGCTCGGCCAAGGAGATCCAGGAAGCCCTCGAACACGAGCCCGAGTTCGGCGCGATCAAGGACCACGTCCGCGTCGAGGTGACGTCCGAGGGGCTCGAGATCCAGATCGTCGACTCCGGCGCGAGCGGCCGCAAGGGCCTCCTCTTCGACCTCAGCAGCTCGGCGTTGAAGCCGGAGCTCGTGGCGCTCCTGAAAGAGCTCGCCGGCCACCTCAAGACGCTGCCGAACCACATCGAGATCGGTGGTCACACCGACGCGCGTCCGTTCGCCGCCGGCGCGGGGCTGAGCAACTGGGACCTGTCCTTCGAGCGCGCGAACAACGCGCGCGCCGTGCTCGAGCAGTCCGGCATCCGTTCGAGCCAGATCCTTCGCATCAGCGCGTACGGAGCCGAAAAGCCCCTGAACGTCGCCGACCCGCTCGCCGACGAGAACCGCCGCCTCAGCATCCTCGCCCGCCGCGAGAAGACCGACAAGGACGAGCAGGCGGGGCCGGCGTCGGCGGGTTTCGGCGGGCAACCGGTCGCGCCGCGCATCGTCGACCCCGGCACGCCGCCGGTGTGA
- the ftsA gene encoding cell division protein FtsA, whose translation MTKRTGMVAALDLGTAKTCVVVGEVSERGIEVSGLGEAPSRGLRKGVIVHVESTVQAIRKAVSEAERMAGCEIRHVTASIGGAHIRGLSSHGVVAVRNGEVSTGDMSRVLDAARAVALPADREVLHVLPQEYIIDDQDGLREPIGIAGVRLEAKVHIVTSQVAAAQNLAKCCKQAGLVVDDVVLGALASADAVLTAEEKDLGVALVDVGAGTTDVVIFHGGAVRHTASLPLGGQHLTNDIAAGLRTPTAEAEKIKQRFGCARAAVVERHVEIEVPSVGDRDPRVLSRHILCEIIEPRVEEIFQLVAREIIRSGYEEVLASGIVLVGGTVLLDHIADVAEQVLRLPVRIGVPHHVSALADLVASPIHATSIGLLLAGGNGGKPVRLHAARADGLLGRVRHRMEEWLRDFF comes from the coding sequence ATGACGAAGCGGACCGGAATGGTGGCGGCCCTCGATCTCGGCACGGCGAAGACGTGCGTCGTCGTCGGCGAGGTGAGCGAGCGCGGCATCGAGGTGTCCGGCCTCGGCGAAGCGCCGTCGCGCGGCCTCCGCAAGGGCGTGATCGTGCACGTCGAGTCGACGGTGCAGGCGATCCGCAAGGCCGTCTCGGAGGCGGAGCGGATGGCGGGCTGCGAGATCCGCCACGTGACCGCGTCGATCGGCGGCGCCCACATTCGCGGTCTCTCGAGCCATGGCGTCGTCGCCGTCCGCAACGGCGAGGTGTCGACGGGCGACATGAGCCGCGTCCTCGACGCCGCGCGCGCGGTCGCGCTCCCGGCCGACCGCGAGGTGCTGCACGTGCTGCCGCAGGAGTACATCATCGACGACCAGGACGGCCTGCGCGAGCCGATCGGCATCGCCGGCGTCCGCTTGGAGGCGAAGGTCCACATCGTCACCTCGCAGGTCGCCGCCGCGCAGAACCTGGCGAAGTGCTGCAAGCAGGCGGGGCTCGTCGTCGACGACGTGGTGCTCGGCGCGCTCGCCTCGGCCGACGCGGTCCTCACCGCCGAGGAGAAGGACCTCGGCGTGGCGCTCGTCGACGTCGGTGCGGGGACGACCGACGTCGTGATCTTCCACGGTGGCGCGGTGCGCCACACGGCGAGCCTGCCGCTCGGCGGTCAGCACCTCACCAACGACATCGCGGCCGGGCTGCGCACCCCGACCGCCGAGGCCGAGAAGATCAAGCAGCGCTTCGGCTGCGCGCGCGCGGCGGTGGTCGAGCGCCACGTCGAGATCGAAGTGCCGAGCGTCGGCGACCGCGATCCGCGGGTGCTCTCGCGCCACATCCTCTGCGAGATCATCGAGCCGCGCGTCGAGGAGATCTTCCAGCTGGTCGCCCGCGAGATCATCCGCTCGGGATACGAAGAGGTCCTGGCCTCGGGCATCGTGCTGGTCGGCGGCACGGTGCTCCTCGATCACATCGCCGACGTCGCGGAGCAGGTGTTGCGCCTGCCGGTGCGGATCGGGGTCCCGCACCACGTCTCCGCGCTCGCGGACCTCGTCGCGAGCCCGATCCACGCGACGTCGATCGGGCTCCTCCTGGCGGGTGGCAACGGGGGCAAGCCGGTGCGATTGCACGCGGCGCGGGCCGATGGTCTGCTCGGGCGCGTTCGTCATCGCATGGAAGAATGGCTGCGGGATTTTTTTTGA
- the ftsZ gene encoding cell division protein FtsZ: protein MQDLEGVQLGARIKVIGVGGGGGNAVNTMIAASLQGVDFMTANTDAQALKNNLASVKLQLGTAFTKGLGAGGNPEVGRKAATEDVERIREVLTGADMVFVTAGMGGGTGTGGAPVVARVARELGALTVGVVTKPFHFEGKKRGRQAEDGMRELKANVDTLIAIPNQRLLAVAGRNMSILETFKKADDVLLQAVRGISDLITVHGLINLDFNDVRTIMSEMGMALMGAAVASGEDRAVEAAQKAISSPLLEDVSIQGARGVLINITGGSDLTIHEVNEAATLIQEEADDEANIIFGAVIDETMSDQIRITVIATGFGEGREDVKRPPSVTAQPVAQAPAQHAQYAPAAPAAPAPRVAFTREPVREAAQSAAAMARKVVRVGGINDLDGTMWTRSSGGNERGEPISLTVPEDDDSLDIPTFLRKQAD, encoded by the coding sequence ATGCAAGACCTTGAAGGCGTCCAGCTGGGCGCTCGGATCAAAGTGATCGGCGTCGGTGGGGGTGGCGGCAACGCAGTCAACACGATGATCGCGGCCAGCCTCCAGGGCGTCGATTTCATGACCGCCAATACCGATGCGCAGGCGCTCAAGAACAATCTCGCGTCCGTGAAGCTCCAGCTCGGCACGGCCTTCACGAAGGGCCTCGGCGCGGGCGGCAATCCCGAGGTCGGCCGCAAGGCCGCCACCGAAGACGTCGAGCGGATCCGCGAGGTGCTGACGGGCGCGGACATGGTGTTCGTCACCGCCGGCATGGGCGGCGGCACCGGCACCGGCGGTGCGCCGGTCGTGGCGCGGGTCGCCCGCGAGCTCGGAGCTCTCACGGTCGGCGTCGTGACCAAGCCGTTCCACTTCGAAGGCAAGAAGCGCGGGCGCCAGGCCGAAGACGGTATGCGCGAGCTCAAGGCCAACGTCGACACCCTGATCGCGATCCCGAACCAGCGCCTCCTCGCGGTCGCCGGCCGTAACATGTCGATCCTCGAGACCTTCAAGAAGGCCGACGACGTGCTGCTGCAGGCCGTCCGCGGCATCTCCGACCTCATCACCGTCCACGGCCTCATCAACCTCGATTTCAACGACGTCCGCACGATCATGTCCGAGATGGGCATGGCGCTCATGGGCGCCGCCGTGGCGAGCGGCGAGGACCGCGCGGTCGAGGCCGCGCAGAAGGCGATCTCGAGTCCGCTCCTCGAGGACGTCTCGATCCAGGGCGCGCGCGGGGTCCTCATCAACATCACCGGAGGTTCGGATCTCACCATCCACGAGGTGAACGAGGCCGCGACTCTCATCCAGGAGGAAGCCGACGACGAGGCCAACATCATCTTCGGCGCCGTCATCGACGAGACCATGTCGGATCAGATCCGCATCACGGTCATCGCGACCGGCTTCGGCGAGGGGCGCGAGGACGTGAAGCGGCCTCCGAGCGTCACCGCGCAGCCGGTGGCCCAGGCGCCCGCGCAGCATGCGCAGTACGCCCCGGCCGCTCCGGCCGCTCCCGCGCCCCGCGTCGCCTTCACGCGCGAGCCGGTCCGCGAGGCCGCCCAGTCCGCCGCTGCGATGGCGCGCAAGGTGGTCCGCGTCGGCGGGATCAACGATCTCGACGGCACGATGTGGACGCGGTCGAGCGGCGGGAACGAGCGGGGCGAGCCGATCTCGCTGACGGTGCCCGAGGACGACGACAGCCTCGACATCCCGACCTTCCTGCGCAAGCAGGCCGACTGA